The following are encoded in a window of Bacteroidales bacterium genomic DNA:
- a CDS encoding four helix bundle protein: MEKKYLQLNDIDAYKIAFNLSNYVWKIVINWDWFAKKHVGGQFVEAIDSVSANIAEGFGRYHKKDKIKFYR; encoded by the coding sequence ATGGAAAAAAAATATTTACAGCTTAATGATATAGATGCTTATAAAATAGCATTTAACTTGAGTAATTATGTATGGAAAATCGTTATTAATTGGGATTGGTTTGCAAAAAAACATGTTGGCGGTCAATTTGTAGAGGCGATTGATTCTGTTTCTGCAAATATTGCAGAAGGTTTTGGACGTTATCATAAGAAAGATAAAATTAAGTTTTATCGCTA